The Kluyvera intermedia genome includes the window ACCGAACTGTATCGTCATCTGGGTGCGGATACCGACGTGCCTGCCGGTGATATCGGCGTAGGGGGTCGTGAAGTCGGCTTTATGGCCGGGATGATGAAAAAACTCTCCAACAACACGGCCTGTGTTTTTACCGGCAAAGGGCTTTCTTTCGGCGGCAGTCTGATTCGTCCGGAAGCAACGGGTTACGGTCTGGTCTATTTCACCGAAGCGATGCTCAAACGCCATGGCCTTGGTTTTGAAGGTATGCGCGTGGCCGTTTCCGGTTCCGGCAACGTGGCACAGTACGCTATCGAAAAAGCGATGGAGCTGGGCGCGCGCGTCATTACAGCCTCCGACTCCAGCGGTACCGTGGTAGATGAAGCAGGCTTCACCACAGAAAAACTGGCCCGTCTGTGCGCAATCAAAGCCAGCCGCGACGGTCGCGTCGCCGACTATGCGCGTGAGTTTGGTCTGGTGTATCTGGAAGGCCAGCAGCCGTGGAGCGTGCCGGTCGATATCGCCCTGCCATGCGCAACCCAGAACGAGCTAGATGTTGAAGCTGCCCGGGTGCTTATCGCCAACGGCGTGAAAGCTGTAGCCGAAGGTGCCAACATGCCAACCACCATTGAAGCAACCGATTTGTTCCTCGATGCAGGCGTGCTGTTCGCACCGGGTAAAGCGGCGAATGCCGGCGGTGTTGCCACATCCGGTCTGGAAATGGCGCAAAACGCCGCGCGTATGGGCTGGAAAGCGGAGAAGGTTGATGCGCGTCTGCATCACATCATGCTGGATATCCACCACGCCTGCGTTGAGCA containing:
- the gdhA gene encoding NADP-specific glutamate dehydrogenase, which translates into the protein MDKVCSLDSFLAHVQQRDPHQTEFAQAVREVMTTLWPFLEQNPHYRQLSLLERLVEPERVIQFRVVWVDDRNQVQVNRAWRVQFSSAIGPYKGGMRFHPSVNLSILKFLGFEQTFKNALTTLPMGGGKGGSDFDPKGKSEGEVMRFCQSLMTELYRHLGADTDVPAGDIGVGGREVGFMAGMMKKLSNNTACVFTGKGLSFGGSLIRPEATGYGLVYFTEAMLKRHGLGFEGMRVAVSGSGNVAQYAIEKAMELGARVITASDSSGTVVDEAGFTTEKLARLCAIKASRDGRVADYAREFGLVYLEGQQPWSVPVDIALPCATQNELDVEAARVLIANGVKAVAEGANMPTTIEATDLFLDAGVLFAPGKAANAGGVATSGLEMAQNAARMGWKAEKVDARLHHIMLDIHHACVEHGGEAKQTNYVRGANIAGFVKVADAMLGQGVI